One Euphorbia lathyris chromosome 1, ddEupLath1.1, whole genome shotgun sequence DNA segment encodes these proteins:
- the LOC136231253 gene encoding uncharacterized protein: MINKLSGSYEGNSSNFPPQTIGEYKNPPADALHLLADAGTLVEKASEKCVLIHEEPNIVNHNGNGKKCETSSSRGNELIVYRRRVGKKSVGKRDDKLTTYAEALLNLSPIITEQTCGAMQNDLNSSMPHTTKESNTKPVEQGIKSLLQALNTTDASQSLLSILR, encoded by the exons ATGATTAATAAGTTGAGTGGAAGTTACGAGGGGAACTCATCTAATTTTCCTCCTCAAACGATAGGAGAATATAAG AATCCTCCTGCTGATGCACTTCATTTATTAGCTGATGCTGGAACTTTGGTGGAAAAAGCTTCTGAGAAATGTGTACTCATCCATGAAGAACCA AACATTGTGAATCACAATGGCAATGGGAAAAAGTGTGAGACTTCTTCTTCTCGTGGGAATGAACTTATAGTTTATAGGAGACGTGTGGGGAAGAAATCAGTAGGAAAAAGGGATGATAAACTTACTACATATGCAGAAGCATTGCTCAATTTGTCACCCATTATTACTGAACAGACTTGTGGAGCTATGCAAAATGATCTTAACTCATCAATG CCCCATACAACGAAAGAATCTAATACAAAACCCGTTGAGCAAGGAATTAAAAGTTTACTTCAAGCATTGAACACAACTGACGCCTCCCAAAGTTTACTTTCCATATTGAGGTAA